TGTTCAGAAACTATTGTTCCTGTTTGATCTGCAATACTAATTTTATCTCCACTTGCAACAGTTGTTACAAAAAGTGTATTATCTGCCGGGTTTGGATAAACGCTCAATTCAGTAGCAACAGGTTCTTCTTCTAATATTGTTTTAACTGAAGCCGTTTTTGCTGTACTAACTTTTGTAATTTTAATCCAGTTGATATTCATTCCAGTATTCTGAATATAAATCCCAAAATTGTAAGTACCTGCGTTTACATTTACCGTTTGAGATACTGTTTGCCAGTTTTGCCACCCTCCGGTATTAGGAATATCTACATTACCTAATTGGATTGCTCCTGCATTTAAATCAGAAGATAGTTTACCTCCAGTTACAGCACTCGCTACTCTGTATTCGATTAAATAAGAACCAGTTGTTGGAAAATTAATATTGTTATACGCCATCCAGTCTCCTGTTTCAGTATAACCAACATTTGAACCTCCGCCAGTATCGGTAGTAGCTTCAACTTGAATTCCGCTCATGGATGAGTAATCTTCCGCCTGAATTAAAACTGATGTTTGTGAAGTCGTAACTGGAATCAATTTCCATTGTCCACAAGTTTGATTGTTATTATCCCATTGCTGAACATTTGCACCGTTTACTGTGCTAGCTCCTGAAACTTCTACGATTCTTCCGCTATGGCGGGCAACAATTTTATAAAACCCGTCACCAGTTGAAACTAAAACGAATTGTTGGTTTGTAGTTGCATTGTATGGATATTGCTCTACATTAGCTCCATTTGCCTTATTAAATCCATTTACATCTAATGATAATCCACTATGACTAGCTATAATTTTATACATTCCATCGCCTAAATGCGTGAACGTAAATTTTTGATTAGCATTTGTATTCGGCGTTCCCTGAGCAACATTGGCTCCGTTGGCTGTGCTGGCACCCCAGACATCCATGTTTAGTCCGCTGTTTCTGTTTTGTAGATAGTACGTTACATTTCCTAAAGTTGTAGTTCCATTTGCAATTATTCGAACAGAAGTTACTTTATCATTCCAGGTTGAATTTAGACAAGAATTATCAGAATTAATTACTGTTGAAGCTCCTGTGAAATTATCATCCTGATACAAAATAGCCTGAAAACCTTGTGTAACTTTAAGCGAAGAAATATCATCATTTAAAATTCCAAGCGTATTTAAACGCGCTAAATTGTAATCACCAATAGTTAATCCTCCTGAAAAACCCGTGTAGTTACAATCTTTATAAGCGGTAATTACATCTGTAGAAGCAGGCACAGAAGGAACGGTTCCTCCATATCCTCCAAAACTTGCAATTACTTTGGTCGGTTGAGGCGTATGAAGAGATGGCGATTGGTCTGCTACATCATCATAAGCAAAACCGTAAGCCAGATTATCTACACTTATTCCTGGCAAATGCCAAAATTTAGAATAATGATTTGTTGGATTTACTTGGTAGAATTTTGATGCATCATACCAATTTTGCTGACCAGGATTTGTAGTTGTAACATTTACAACATGTCTGTTTATTGCTGCAGTTAATTGCGCCTGAACTACAAGATCCAAATCTCCATCAACCAATCTTCTGTCTAAAACACCTTTTCCTTCAAGTGCTTCTTGAGTTGATGGTCTATATTGTACACGACCTGTGCGACCTACAAAACCTCCTGATTGTCCAACCATTTCTAGTTGTTCTCCAATTACTCTTCCTTTAAAAACTCCAGCATCTCCGGCATAAAATATTAAATCTTCATTTTTGTATTTATTCCAAATTGCATCAATATAAGATTTTAAATAATTAGCCTGAGGCCCAACAATAGTCCCTCCTGTTCCATCTGCGAAAGCAGGTGTTTTTGATGGCGCAGTAATTTCACCTGTTGTATTATTAACACAACCTTGAAATTCTGCTGGTACATTGGCTTTGAAAGCAGCAATAATATCAGCATGCTTTTTTAATTCACCCACTCGTTTTTGATATCCGTTTGCACCAAATAATTCAAGCCCCATTGGGTATTTATAGGAATCAACCCTTGAAGGATTTCCGAAAAAACCGTATTGATTATTAGTAAGTTCAATTATTTCATACAATATTCCTTGATTAGGATCTGTTGCATTTAACGGATTTGGTGAAGTATAACCTGAAGGAGCACCACTTGCACCAAAGAAATAAAAATACAACTGCTGTCCTCTTGATATAAAAACTCTACATCCTGCAATTTGCGGCAAAGTAAATGTCTTATTAGGGATATCACTTAGTTTTGTAAAGCAATTTGCATATTTTGAGTTTTGCCCAGGTCCTGTATTTCCTCCAATTGTTGGCCCGGTTACCGTATTATAAGAAGAACTCATTGGTAATACCTGACTAGTTTTAGCGTCTACCCAAACATGATTTCCTGTATTGTAATCAATCCCAACAATGGCTACATATAGTTCGTTGTCATTATATGTTGAAGTATTACTTATGGTAAAAGGAATTGCTCCTTGTCCATGCATCAAATTCGAAAACACCAAGAAAAGTGTGATCAATAAAGAGGTTCTTGTAAGTCTGTTTTTTTTCATATATAAAAGGTTTTTGGTTACTAAATAAAATTTTGAAACGTAAAATCATTTTGAAACGATGATTTATATTAATCCGTCAGGTGTAATAATGTAGGTAATATTTAAAATGGAAACTCCGGTATGTTGGAGTTGGGGACATTCATTTTAATTTAATTACACCCAACGGATTTATAATTATTTTTTAATCAGCTTTTTAGCTACGTTTTTTTCATCAGAACTAAAATTCAGAATATAAACTCCTTTTGAAAGTCGGCTGATATCAATAATGGTTTCATCGGACGTAGTATTAATTCTGTTTTTCATTACCAGATTGCCTGTTAAATCATAAATTGTAACTTCTTTATTAGTTAATTTACCAGATACTGAAAGCTCAATATAATCGCCTGCAGGATTTGGATAAATTGCTAAATCTGTCACTTCTGTTTCAGGAGCCACTCCTTTAGATGTTAATACTTGTTTGGCA
The Flavobacterium sp. 5 DNA segment above includes these coding regions:
- a CDS encoding beta-1,3-glucanase family protein; this translates as MKKNRLTRTSLLITLFLVFSNLMHGQGAIPFTISNTSTYNDNELYVAIVGIDYNTGNHVWVDAKTSQVLPMSSSYNTVTGPTIGGNTGPGQNSKYANCFTKLSDIPNKTFTLPQIAGCRVFISRGQQLYFYFFGASGAPSGYTSPNPLNATDPNQGILYEIIELTNNQYGFFGNPSRVDSYKYPMGLELFGANGYQKRVGELKKHADIIAAFKANVPAEFQGCVNNTTGEITAPSKTPAFADGTGGTIVGPQANYLKSYIDAIWNKYKNEDLIFYAGDAGVFKGRVIGEQLEMVGQSGGFVGRTGRVQYRPSTQEALEGKGVLDRRLVDGDLDLVVQAQLTAAINRHVVNVTTTNPGQQNWYDASKFYQVNPTNHYSKFWHLPGISVDNLAYGFAYDDVADQSPSLHTPQPTKVIASFGGYGGTVPSVPASTDVITAYKDCNYTGFSGGLTIGDYNLARLNTLGILNDDISSLKVTQGFQAILYQDDNFTGASTVINSDNSCLNSTWNDKVTSVRIIANGTTTLGNVTYYLQNRNSGLNMDVWGASTANGANVAQGTPNTNANQKFTFTHLGDGMYKIIASHSGLSLDVNGFNKANGANVEQYPYNATTNQQFVLVSTGDGFYKIVARHSGRIVEVSGASTVNGANVQQWDNNNQTCGQWKLIPVTTSQTSVLIQAEDYSSMSGIQVEATTDTGGGSNVGYTETGDWMAYNNINFPTTGSYLIEYRVASAVTGGKLSSDLNAGAIQLGNVDIPNTGGWQNWQTVSQTVNVNAGTYNFGIYIQNTGMNINWIKITKVSTAKTASVKTILEEEPVATELSVYPNPADNTLFVTTVASGDKISIADQTGTIVSEQKISNNSIDVSNLRTGIYFVIFEKDGIKTVKRFIKK